Proteins encoded together in one Actinomycetes bacterium window:
- a CDS encoding glycosyltransferase family 2 protein gives MVGAVPQDWTVAVVVVTYQSRRLLGDFVGSLDAGLAGVGAWRLVVADNDSDDGTVDEIGRLAPSAALVGLGANRGYAAGVNAGIKAAGAVDAVLVANPDIRLEPGTVARMVETMIETRAGIVVPRLVDERRHLLTTLRREPTLARVAGEAVLGGGRAGRSPRWGEVVTDPAAYGSRATADWATGALMLISLTCAQTVGTWDESFFLYSEETDYCLRARNAGFPLVYEPDAIAVHLGGESGVSPPLYALLTVNRVRLYRRTHGPVAGAAFWSMLLLGEAVRAAAGRPTSKAAVRGLLRPAAVDPRGR, from the coding sequence ATGGTGGGTGCGGTACCGCAGGACTGGACGGTCGCGGTGGTGGTGGTCACCTACCAGTCACGACGTCTCCTCGGAGACTTCGTGGGCTCGCTCGATGCCGGTCTGGCCGGCGTTGGGGCCTGGCGGCTAGTTGTCGCCGACAACGACTCCGACGACGGCACCGTGGATGAGATCGGGAGACTCGCGCCCTCGGCGGCTCTGGTGGGGCTCGGGGCAAATCGCGGCTACGCGGCCGGGGTGAACGCGGGTATCAAGGCGGCTGGGGCGGTGGATGCCGTGCTGGTGGCCAACCCAGACATACGCCTCGAGCCCGGAACGGTCGCTCGAATGGTCGAGACAATGATCGAGACGCGGGCGGGAATCGTCGTCCCCAGGCTGGTTGACGAGCGACGACATCTGTTGACCACGCTACGAAGGGAACCAACGCTCGCGCGAGTCGCCGGGGAGGCCGTCCTTGGGGGCGGTCGGGCTGGTCGATCACCTCGGTGGGGTGAAGTCGTCACTGATCCTGCCGCGTACGGAAGCCGAGCCACCGCCGACTGGGCGACCGGCGCACTCATGCTCATCTCGTTGACTTGTGCGCAGACCGTTGGCACCTGGGACGAGTCGTTCTTCCTGTACTCCGAGGAGACCGACTACTGCCTTCGCGCTCGCAATGCCGGCTTTCCGTTGGTGTACGAACCTGACGCGATCGCGGTACATCTGGGTGGCGAGTCCGGTGTCTCTCCGCCGTTGTACGCGCTGCTCACAGTGAACCGCGTCCGGCTGTACCGACGGACGCACGGACCCGTGGCGGGCGCCGCCTTCTGGTCGATGCTGTTGCTGGGTGAAGCGGTTCGCGCCGCTGCCGGACGGCCTACGAGCAAGGCCGCGGTCCGGGGCCTGCTGCGTCCGGCCGCTGTTGACCCTCGAGGTCGCTGA
- a CDS encoding Gfo/Idh/MocA family oxidoreductase, producing the protein MNTQNGDALGVAVVGAGYWGPNLARNFQASSMWRMQWLCDLDEDRAKRVLGNYSTVRTTPSLDDVLNDDSVHAVAIATPPSTHESVALAALDAGKHVLVEKPLADSYAAAERIVNRADELGLTLMSDHTYCYTPSVQKIRDLLADGTLGDLQYVDSIRINLGLVQRDVNVLWDLAPHDLSILEYILPEGIRPLAVAAHGADPIGAGQACVAYLSLQLPGDALAHFHVNWLSPMKVRTMLIGGSKRTLFWDDLSPLQRISVYDRGVDLTPREELNLEDRRAASISYRSGDVVAPALQEKEALRGVVEEFADAIRTHRAPRTDGRAGLRIVDILEAANRSLQFQGAVVPLRGAR; encoded by the coding sequence ATGAACACCCAGAACGGTGACGCCCTCGGCGTCGCAGTCGTCGGTGCGGGCTACTGGGGACCGAACCTGGCGCGCAACTTCCAGGCCTCGTCCATGTGGCGGATGCAGTGGCTGTGCGACCTCGACGAGGACCGCGCGAAGCGGGTGCTCGGCAACTACAGCACCGTCCGCACGACGCCGTCCTTGGACGACGTCCTCAACGACGACTCTGTCCACGCGGTCGCGATCGCGACCCCGCCGAGTACCCACGAGTCGGTCGCGCTGGCCGCGCTGGACGCGGGCAAGCACGTGCTCGTCGAGAAGCCGCTCGCTGACTCGTACGCGGCGGCCGAGCGGATCGTCAACCGGGCCGACGAGCTCGGGCTCACCCTCATGAGCGACCACACCTACTGCTACACGCCGTCGGTGCAGAAGATCCGCGACCTGCTGGCCGACGGCACGCTCGGCGACCTTCAGTACGTCGACTCGATCCGGATCAACCTCGGGCTGGTCCAGCGGGACGTGAACGTGCTGTGGGACCTCGCCCCGCACGACCTGTCGATCCTCGAGTACATCCTGCCCGAGGGCATCCGGCCGCTGGCGGTGGCCGCGCATGGGGCGGACCCGATCGGTGCGGGTCAAGCCTGCGTGGCGTACCTCAGCCTGCAGCTGCCCGGCGATGCGCTGGCGCACTTCCACGTGAACTGGCTGAGCCCGATGAAGGTGCGCACCATGCTCATCGGCGGCTCGAAGCGCACCCTGTTCTGGGACGACCTCAGCCCGCTGCAGCGCATCAGCGTCTACGACCGCGGGGTCGACCTCACGCCCCGTGAGGAGCTGAACCTGGAGGACCGCCGGGCGGCCTCCATCTCGTACCGCTCGGGCGACGTCGTCGCCCCGGCCCTGCAGGAGAAGGAGGCGCTACGCGGCGTGGTCGAGGAGTTCGCGGACGCGATCCGCACCCACCGGGCCCCACGGACCGACGGCCGAGCCGGCCTGCGGATCGTCGACATCCTCGAGGCCGCGAACCGCAGCCTGCAGTTCCAGGGCGCCGTCGTGCCGCTGCGAGGCGCCCGGTGA
- a CDS encoding NAD-dependent epimerase/dehydratase family protein produces MTGQPLEGQRALVTGGAGTIGSHVVDQLLAAGAEQVVVLDNFVRGRPENLRDALNDDRLVVIDGDIRDVDTVAKATSGMDLVFHLAAIRITQCAEEPRLAHDVLATGTFNVVEAAAAEGVAKMVVSSSASVYGLAEVFPTREDHHAWANDTLYGAAKVYNEGLLRSFHAMQGLDYVALRYFNVYGPRMDIYGLYTEVLIRWMERIVAGEPPLVLGDGLQTMDFVDVRDIARANLLAARAPVTDRVYNVAAGVETSLNELAAGMLAAMGRSDLAPEYGPARKVNAVTRRLADTSAATSDLGFTAQIDLAQGLSDLVAWWQAERHAGAAG; encoded by the coding sequence GTGACCGGGCAGCCCCTCGAGGGCCAGCGGGCGCTCGTCACCGGGGGGGCCGGCACGATCGGCTCCCACGTCGTCGACCAGCTGCTGGCGGCGGGGGCCGAGCAGGTCGTCGTCCTCGACAACTTCGTGCGCGGACGCCCGGAGAACCTGCGGGACGCTCTCAACGACGACCGGCTGGTCGTGATCGACGGCGACATCCGGGACGTCGACACGGTGGCCAAGGCCACCTCCGGCATGGACCTGGTGTTCCACCTCGCCGCGATCCGGATCACCCAGTGCGCCGAGGAGCCGCGGCTGGCCCACGACGTGCTGGCCACCGGCACCTTCAACGTGGTCGAGGCCGCCGCGGCCGAGGGCGTCGCCAAGATGGTCGTGTCGTCGTCCGCGTCGGTCTACGGCCTGGCCGAGGTGTTCCCGACCCGCGAGGACCACCACGCGTGGGCCAACGACACCCTCTACGGCGCCGCCAAGGTCTACAACGAGGGGCTGCTGCGCAGCTTCCACGCCATGCAGGGGCTGGACTACGTCGCCCTGCGGTACTTCAACGTCTACGGGCCGCGGATGGACATCTATGGCCTGTACACCGAGGTGCTGATCCGGTGGATGGAGCGGATCGTCGCCGGCGAACCCCCACTGGTCCTCGGCGACGGCCTGCAGACCATGGACTTCGTCGACGTGCGGGACATCGCCAGGGCCAACCTGCTCGCGGCCCGCGCGCCGGTGACCGACCGCGTCTACAACGTGGCCGCAGGGGTCGAGACCAGCCTCAACGAGCTGGCCGCTGGGATGCTCGCAGCCATGGGCCGCAGCGACCTCGCCCCCGAGTACGGGCCGGCTCGCAAGGTCAACGCCGTGACCCGGCGGCTGGCCGACACCTCGGCAGCGACCAGCGACCTCGGCTTCACGGCGCAGATCGACCTGGCGCAGGGATTGTCAGACCTGGTGGCCTGGTGGCAGGCCGAGCGACACGCCGGGGCGGCTGGCTAG
- a CDS encoding acyl-CoA desaturase → MAVPNALEDIYPTDESPRGTLGDDRKKTWEQVALFGFVAVPLLAVLAAVPVAWGGWLSWTDVVLALVFYLISGVGITVGFHRYFTHGSFKANRPLRIALAVAGSMAIEGPVVRWVADHRKHHAFSDRDGDPHSPWRYGEGLWPMTKGLFHAHVGWLFDVEQTDQRKFAPDLLADADIVRVSRAFIGITAFSLLAPAVLGGLITWSWQGALTAFFWAGLVRIAVLHHVTWSINSICHVYGKHPFLSRDRSGNVAWLAVLSFGESWHNLHHAEPTAARHGVLEGQIDPSARVIRWFEQLGWARDVRWPKPERLAAKRSDAVRA, encoded by the coding sequence ATCGCCGTCCCCAACGCGCTCGAAGACATCTACCCCACCGACGAGAGCCCCCGCGGCACGCTCGGAGACGACCGAAAGAAGACCTGGGAGCAGGTCGCCCTGTTCGGGTTCGTCGCCGTCCCGCTGCTCGCCGTCCTGGCCGCCGTCCCGGTCGCCTGGGGCGGCTGGCTGTCGTGGACCGACGTCGTCCTCGCGCTGGTCTTCTACCTGATCTCCGGGGTCGGCATCACCGTAGGGTTCCACCGCTACTTCACCCACGGGTCGTTCAAGGCCAACCGCCCGCTGCGGATCGCCCTGGCCGTCGCCGGCAGCATGGCGATCGAGGGCCCGGTCGTGCGCTGGGTGGCCGACCACCGCAAGCACCACGCGTTCAGCGACCGGGACGGTGACCCCCACTCGCCCTGGCGCTACGGCGAGGGCCTGTGGCCGATGACCAAGGGCCTGTTCCACGCGCACGTCGGTTGGCTGTTCGACGTCGAGCAGACCGACCAGCGCAAGTTCGCCCCCGACCTGCTCGCCGACGCCGACATCGTGCGGGTGTCCCGCGCCTTCATCGGCATCACCGCGTTCTCGCTGCTGGCCCCCGCGGTGCTGGGCGGGCTGATTACCTGGTCCTGGCAGGGCGCGCTGACGGCCTTCTTCTGGGCCGGGCTGGTACGCATCGCCGTGCTGCACCACGTCACCTGGTCGATCAACTCGATCTGCCACGTCTACGGCAAGCACCCGTTCCTGTCCCGGGACCGGTCCGGCAACGTGGCCTGGCTGGCCGTGCTCTCGTTCGGCGAGTCGTGGCACAACCTGCACCACGCCGAGCCGACCGCGGCCCGGCACGGCGTGCTCGAGGGCCAGATCGACCCGAGTGCCCGCGTCATCCGCTGGTTCGAGCAGCTGGGCTGGGCCCGCGACGTCCGCTGGCCGAAGCCCGAGCGGCTGGCTGCCAAGCGATCGGACGCCGTCCGGGCATGA
- a CDS encoding TetR/AcrR family transcriptional regulator — protein MTGKQRRAQLIDVGRRLFAEKGLDGTSVEEIAAKAGVSKPVVYEHFGGKEGLYAVVVDREMQRLLDGVTGALTGGHARELLEQAAIALLTYIENNADGFRILVRDSGVGSSTGTFASLISDIAGQVEYVLAAEFRNRGFEPKLAPMYSQMLVGMVALTGQWWLDARKPKKADVAAHLVNLAWHGLSGLEVKPQLVTGTDS, from the coding sequence ATGACCGGCAAGCAGCGCCGGGCGCAGCTCATCGACGTGGGGCGCCGCCTGTTCGCCGAGAAGGGCCTCGACGGCACCTCCGTGGAGGAGATCGCGGCGAAGGCAGGCGTCTCCAAACCGGTCGTCTACGAGCACTTCGGCGGCAAGGAAGGGCTGTACGCCGTCGTCGTCGACCGCGAGATGCAGCGGCTGCTGGACGGCGTCACCGGCGCACTGACCGGAGGCCACGCCCGCGAGCTGCTCGAGCAGGCCGCGATCGCGCTGCTCACCTACATCGAGAACAACGCCGACGGGTTCCGGATCCTGGTCCGCGACTCCGGGGTGGGCTCCTCCACGGGCACGTTCGCCAGCCTGATCAGCGACATCGCCGGCCAGGTGGAGTACGTGCTCGCGGCCGAGTTCCGCAACCGTGGCTTCGAGCCGAAGCTCGCGCCCATGTACTCGCAGATGCTCGTCGGCATGGTGGCGCTGACCGGCCAGTGGTGGCTGGACGCCCGCAAGCCGAAGAAGGCCGACGTGGCGGCCCATCTGGTCAACCTGGCCTGGCACGGCCTGAGCGGCCTCGAGG